A single window of Gossypium hirsutum isolate 1008001.06 chromosome A10, Gossypium_hirsutum_v2.1, whole genome shotgun sequence DNA harbors:
- the LOC121208290 gene encoding patatin-like protein 2 — MASPFAKRKMTTVLSIDGGGIRGIIPSTLLAFLETKLQELDGPNARIADYFDLIAGTSTGGLIATMLTTPNQQNRPSVAAKDISNFYLEHSPKIFPQHSRFNFLASMGNSIKAAFLGPKYDGKYLRSLTNQLLQDTTLKQTLTNVLIPAFDIKLLQPVIVSTNNVGLAYYGAFPFQFKQESNLYSYIFLLEL; from the exons ATGGCTAGTCCTTTTGCGAAAAGGAAGATGACAACGGTGCTGAGTATTGATGGAGGTGGCATTCGAGGCATTATCCCATCCACTCTTCTTGCTTTCCTTGAAACCAAGCTTCAG GAGTTGGATGGACCAAATGCAAGAATTGCAGATTATTTCGACCTCATTGCAGGCACAAGTACTGGTGGGTTGATAGCCACCATGCTTACTACTCCAAACCAACAGAACAGGCCTTCGGTCGCTGCAAAAGATATCAGCAATTTCTATTTAGAGCATAGCCCCAAGATTTTCCCCCAGCATAG TCGCTTTAATTTCCTGGCATCAATGGGGAATTCAATCAAAGCAGCATTCTTGGGTCCCAAATATGATGGAAAGTACCTACGATCATTGACGAACCAATTATTACAAGACACTACACTCAAACAGACACTCACAAATGTGCTTATCCCAGCTTTCGATATCAAGCTTCTTCAGCCAGTCATCGTCTCAACCAATAATGTAGGTTTAGCTTATTATGGAGCTTTCCCATTTCAGTTTAAACAAGAATCCAACTTATATTCTTACATTTTTCTTCTCGAGTTGTAA
- the LOC121207950 gene encoding patatin-like protein 3, whose product MSTSAAPTYLPAHYFETKDADGKTRTFDLIDDGVAANNPTLLAITQITKDMWKEKSEIVGNEAIDCRRMLVLSLGAGAAKHEEKYNAAAASKWGRTDWLYNGGKTPIIDVFLDASSDMDDTLTGDASSVDIATEKNLKYLVQIGAKLLKKPVSRVNWETGKYEAVEGESSTNEEALVDFAKKLSQERKLRLAS is encoded by the exons ATGAGCACCTCCGCTGCTCCCACTTATCTTCCGGCACACTACTTTGAAACTAAAGATGCTGACGGTAAAACCCGCACATTTGATCTCATTGACGATGGAGTTGCTGCAAATAATCCT ACATTGCTAGCCATTACCCAGATTACGAAAGACATGTGGAAGGAAAAGAGTGAGATTGTGGGAAATGAGGCGATTGATTGCAGGAGGATGCTAGTGTTGTCACTGGGAGCAGGTGCAGCCAAGCATGAAGAGAAATACAATGCAGCAGCGGCATCCAAATGGGGTAGGACCGACTGGCTGTACAACGGTGGCAAAACTCCGATTATTGATGTGTTTTTGGACGCAAGCTCCGACATG GACGACACATTGACGGGGGATGCATCGTCGGTAGACATTGCAACTGAGAAAAATCTGAAATATCTTGTGCAAATTGGGGCAAAGCTGTTAAAGAAACCAGTCTCAAGAGTGAATTGGGAGACCGGCAAATATGAAGCTGTTGAAggagagtcttccaccaatgaagAAGCTCTTGTTGATTTTGCTAAGAAGCTTTCCCAAGAACGAAAGCTTAGGCTTGCTTCATAA